TAACATTTTACATTTGTGTCCCATGGAATAGGACTCGTCACAATTATAACATAGTCTTTTTGTCATTCTTTCTGCCATTTCTTTTCCTGTCAATCTCTTAATAAATGGTCTAGAAGAACCTATTTTGTTGTTGTTCCCTGTTGGTTCTGTTGTTTGTCCCCCTCCCTTTGCAATGCTCTTAGTTATTGAAATGATTGAATTGTTGTCGTTGTTTTGCATATTTGGTTTAATTCAGAATTTTCTTCATTTAggtcatttcttttatttttcctcctcctccttttgTTTGGTAATCAATAATTTCAATtcctttaaattaaatttattcccTTCAGGTTTATCGTCCTTGTTCTATTCTTATTCATTAATTTTACCCTTCCTATCATATTGAACCATTTAAAATCCCATCCTCCATAAATTTAATTTAGATGAAATCAGTCCATTTTATTTAAACTACCCATTTGTTCAAACTGgttaaaaaaattttagattttttcttaatttctttttctaatttaaaaGGATCCAAGGACCAAATTACATCTTTTTGTTCCTACAACTTAAACTCATATTTCTTTGAACTCTTTTGATTAATTTTACCAAACCATTCTTTAATTTAAGTTGCACATTATTCTAAATTATACTtttttaaaaagggaaataaatgACTTTAACCAATTcatgcaaaaaagaaaaaagcaagACCTTTCTAAAAACCAACCACGAACAGGAAAATAATAAACGAAACCAAAACCAAAAATATAAATCTTAAACAAAAAAGAACAAATCAAAAAAAAACAATtcaaataaaatttcttaacaaagacATAAACTAAAAAAGttaacataaaaattaaacaaacaaatcctaaagaaaaaaaaaactataaaaagtaACAGAAaagtaaaacaaattaaatataagCATTTAGTTTGCAAAGAACAATGaaaaacatgaaataaaatattaaaacaatttaaatcAAGAAATATACATTACCTatttaaataaatcataattattaccaatttaaaatataatttcaacataaaaacATTAACACCATATTTTTAAAAAGGAAAGCCCTAAAAAAACAAATAGGCAAACAACCTTTCCTTTTAATAAACcttaaaattaaagaaattaaaaagggAATCAATCAGTAGAAACATTTAAACCAAATTTTATTACCAATTAAAATAACCTAatgcaaaattaaaaaaagtttaaAGAATTAGATCCttaaaaaatgataattttaaataatCCTAAGAAAAATAAAGATTTAAATAAACCATTAAATGAATTTTAAGGAATATAAGCaactttattaaaataaattaaattattaaaaattggaaATTATGACAATAAATCAGATTTCaaactaataaataaaattttatttgcaaaataagaaaatgaaaCACAAGAAAGACAACAATACAAATTCAAAACCTAAAAATAATTTGGAAATTTGAAAATATCataaaaaggaaataattaaatttaagtaaaatataaaaaatacaaataattaaaacatgaaaaaaaaggtaaataacaatataattaaaaataataatattgaaaaatcattcaaacaaaacaaacaataaatttaaatccaaaaggttctataaaataataaaattattaacaattttgaaaaattaaaaaggaaataaaaaatccaaaggaaaaatttaaaatattaacttaaataaaagttaaataaaaattattttgaaatttaagtttagcaattaaaaaaaaaattgtaaaaatgtaaaaaaatttaaaatttataaacaattaaaataaaaatatgttaaaaaatacataatttgccataaaattttgaataaatattaaaatataaatttaatgataacctaaataaaagaattaatatCATCAACAATTATAACAAAAATcccaaaaaaataaaactttttatcaataaaattacataaaaaattttaaaaatatttatattattaaatagagattaataaaaaaattaaaatccaaaaaatttataaattttaaataaattaaatgatatttttaaagatttaaaaaataattaataataattttaatttatataataaataataaataagtttttaaaaatttgaaaaataattacaattttaaaagattaaaataaataaactattaattaaaaaaagaatcataaaggattataataattttttgataattaattgaaaataaaataataaatttgaaaaaaaatgaatcaaaataaattataaaagaaattttaaaagagtttcaaaaaacaaaaatataatgaaatgcataataataaaattaaaaaatttattggaaattaaaattaaataaaaatttccaagagaataaataaaataataaaggttttaaacaaataagaaaaaaaaattcaaaaatttacatttaaaataagtaacaatttaaaggaattaaaaacgtttaaaaaaaaaattaagtaaacaatttaaaattaacaattatacaaatttcgaaatttaaaaaaagtaaatataaattgTGTTCAAAgaggaaacacaaaaattttttCTAAATAATTAGGAAATTATAATTTGTTAATTAAAGTTGAAACCTTAAGATCTTTTTAAGTTATTAAAcctagaaaaataaatttattttttactttaaaaaagataataaaaaatttataaacggaaatttattaatatacaaatattataaaataatgtcCTTCCCATTAATTTTATCTTAAAAGACCCAAACCAGTCAATTATATTGGTTTTTCCTTTTTGGGAAATTAAGGTTCTTTTTTTGTAaccaaaaaatttaatataatttggttAATATTAATTATGATATTTGTCTTTTTGGGTTAATTTTTGCATTTGTTGAttatcataatttaattaatatataaataacttATTGAAATTTGGTTTATCATTAAGAAACAAATATATTTCTGGTTCAAATTAAACAATATTTTAAAAGTTGTGGTACCTTAAAAAAACCAATTTAAGTAACTAAAAATGGGATTTAAAGCTAAAATAAGGAAACTAATTTTGAATAGTATTGATTTCATATTAATAATTAAGATTATAATTATAAAGtttaacaattttataaaatcattggaattctttaaattaaaaattaggtaaaatgttttaataaagcttaattaaaaatttctaaaatgttttttaagaaattaaaaaaaactttattttaagaaattatggaaatgttttaattttaaacAAAATTGGTTTAagaataaaataactaaaaaaggCCTTTAAAAATATTAGAGGAAAAATACAAACTAAAAACTCAATTTTGAACTTAAAACctttagtaattttttttacaattataaATGTATTGTTTATTTTCCATAATGTCGAATTTCCTTAagtaggaaaaaaataaattcaatgaATAATGTAGATCACTGTTCtttaaagaatttaaaatttaaggaaaATTAAAAAAGATATAGGTTATTTATTAACACATTGAGTATTAAAGCTAATTTCCATACATCTCCAATTTGGCCCTTAAACTCAAATCTTTATTAAAACGGGCACCTATTATTGGGTTAACCAATTTTATTTGAGgacacttaatttattaaaaccgatgaattaaatattttaaattttaaaacccaaaataataaaaaatctaaacaatttaaaaagttattaaaaatttaaaaaaatgggaATTATTTAAAACCATCACTTTAAATACCACCATCCAACCATCCTATAAACCTTGTTCATTGCATATAaactaattttttctttttccgcAATATAAAGTTATGACAAAACCAAATTATGTAACTTTTAGTTTAAACATAAGGATTTGGTCCTCCTTGGTCCATTTTTGAAAAGTCCAACGTTTATTTTCCATCATGGTCATTTCCCTTTTCCCTATCTCCTTAAAATaggttaatttaatttaataaaatggcttcctgaaaattagaaatttcacCAAATTGAATGCCCTTTATAAATACCTTAATAGGTTATTTTTTCAACAAAAAATGTTGAGGTTTCCTATCATAATAACACCCTAAAAGGtcttatattataaataaaaaataacttttcattttattaCCAACCTTTAAAATTATTGTAAAATATTTTCAACTAACAACATTCAATTTTAAAAtcgtttaaaaattattaattaaaactaaataaataCACCAAATAAATTGGCCATTTActttgttttaaattaaattacacCCAATTCATATTTCCCAAAAGCCATTGTTTTTACTTACCAAAATTTAAATGTTCATATAACCTATAAATGTATGTAAACCAAAAACTAAAttgttaataattaaaagaatttctcaatgaaaattttaaaataattacccATTTTTTGCTTTGGACAAATCCATTTTCTatctaattttaataattttcctttttttcattggTAATGGTTAAAACCCCATTGGgtatttagaaataaaaatatgaattttgatAATAAAACAAAGGTACCATGGTTATTTTAATTCAATACTTAATTGGAAACATAATTTTAACATCAAACATTAGATAGCTCTTAAAAAACACCAATTATTcaaattagatttgaataaaaataactaatccaattttttcaaaaactcaatttaaattaaaaattaccaAATTGAATTGCAAGGAATACAAAAATTTCCAAAGTTCTAATTACTTATTCCTAAACTTTCAACCTTTTAACCTAtaccaatttaaaatttaaaattattaatgttaACAAAATTTTTACCATTCATCAATTTCCAAACAATATACAAACTGAAAGATTTTCCTTaaacattcaattttttttttaaaaccctttTTTAAAGGGCCCCAAAAAATATTAAACCCCTTTTTACCGGGTTTGCCCTTTAATTGAAAAAACTTTTGAAAACAAAAGGTTTTTTCCTaattttaaaaaaaccaaaattcaaaaacttaaaatttaatttttttttaccctttaaaaaacaaaaaaattttttccctttttaaaaagaaaaaaatttaaataattttttttatttaaaaaaacccgGGTATTTTAAACCTTTTAAGTTGGGTTTGTTTTTTTTCCCCCAAAAAAAGTTTTTCCTTTTccttaattttaacaattttgggaaattttataaaaaagttaAATCTAAAGTTGCATCTATGGTTGCCTTATGGTTCAAATAAGAACTTGGAATGAATCTACGATTTCTTTCCCATTATGTTGCAACGTTTTGGTTAAATGACATTGCTCTTTCTATATTATGGGCTACATCTTTCATGCAACTTGAAACCGAAGCTAATCATATATTTTGTAAAGAAGGAAATAGAAATATTGTTATTTTTGGCTCGGTACGAGGGCTGAAAACTTTTGAGGGTGTAGCTAACTGTCAAATTAATAGTAGTTTcgaaaaatattgttttttttgCATGAGCACTTTTGAGAACTTTTGAGAATAACTTTGTTGCGAACACTTCCACATACGATTGTTTGGGATTAACCTTGGAAGGAACACTTCCACATGCGATTGTTTGGGATTAACCTTGGAAGGTTGACGGGATTTCTACATTTGAGATGTCTTGAAGAGCATGACTTGAAGGTTGAAGTACCGAAATTATTAAGAATTTCTTATTTAACcattattttttgttaaaatattttaactggGTGCAACTTTTATTAATAACTATTATACTCGTTATCTATTTAAGTTACCTTCCATTTTTCATGTTCAAGTTATCCCTTTCAATTCTATTACTTTTCATTTTAGCATGTTAATTCTCACTTTCTTTTCATAATTTTCTATTTCAAGGcttataaataaaagtttttttttttgataaaattataaatagaaGTTGAGTCTCATTTTAGGGGATTTTTATCTTCTGACAAACTTAGCGCTCTAAATTTCTTTCTATgactttcttttaaaattataacaacAATTGTAGTTATGATCTTTCTCATTTCTTTATTGTGTCCGTCACCATCACCTACCACTGTACTTGTTTTTTAGAGTCTATTCCGATATTTCTCTTCGTCATCTCTTCACGACATTTTGTTTTACTAGATTATGATGTATTCTCACCTTACAAAAAGAACCCTCTACATAGGGTTAATATAATTTGAccctttttttaatttaaatataatatgactctccaatttgataaataggtgtgtgtgtttttttttcattttgatattTGATTTTGGCAACTTGGTCCATTTTATCTCtaaatttgaatttttgttaaGATTTAATGATATGATACTAAAGTTGTATCACAttatcaaattttataattttcaaattgatcaaaatagaccTAATTGTCAAGTTCAAATATTAACGTGAACTAAGAGAAATATGGGtaccaaaatttatttatataaaaataaaaatcataaaaatcataaaattacacAATCAATTTTTGGCATTATAATTTTTACActtctttttacaattttaaaaaaattacaaagtaTTTGATTACAAAATTGGGTTTTAAAGAGGAATTTTAGTATTTGTACATGTACACACAATTACAAAATATTTGATTACAAAATTGGGTATACTAAGGTCAACATGTCATGTCACTAGTTCCAAAatctatttatataatatataacatgATATCTATTTACATAACAATCTTTTTATGACAACTACCAAAATCTATAATATATAGTAACTTATCTAATATCTTCcactaaaaattaataataattagaaATTGTGGAAGTTTATAAGAATAATAGATTAAAAATTGTCTTTTATGAAAAACACTTAAGAGTTTCCATCATTTCAATCTTCTTATCTAGACCTAATCATAGGTCAGGTCACCTACCTAAGCCCGAAGGCTTGTTTATAAAATGAGAGAGTTTGAGCAAAAATATAGATTTAAAAAATAAGTTTGGATAAAAAAATAAGATCTGTTTAGAAAATGGGCTGAGCCTCGGGCAATACTTTTTTGGCCCAGGCTTGACCAAAATTtgacgcaaaaaaaaaaaaactactgtTTGTTGTTGTTTATTGTTGTTATGTTGTTGTTTTGTTATCATTCTgttattatattgctactattttgttgttattgttcgAATAttgtataattattattttattattaattttgctactacTTTAGAGACATTTGCTTATTAAGTTGCAACTATGTTAGTGTTATTTAACTTTAAAGACTTTTTATAtgcattttcaatttgttgaaaagcatttattttaatgtttttagtctatttgatttattatatttttaatttattttataaaaataattaaaaaattaatctgAGCGAGTTGGAACGGGCTTAGATTTAACATTTTTTATTTAGATCAGGCTTAAACAAGACTTTAGGCCCATTATCGAGCCATGCCAGATTAAAAAATGGGCCTCATTTTTTGCACTAACCTGGCCCAAAAATGTTGaagtttttttctttattatCTTTTTCTTGATCTCATTTCAAATCCTCTTAGTTTTGGACCCAAAAGCTTGTTCATGTTGCTGCATCTTTACATGGCTGCTAATCTCCATCTAGATCTATGTTGTGGCTGATGAAAGATAGATGGTGGacttgagttaaaaaaaaaaaaatacatatatatatatatcagattTTGGTGCAAACTAAAAAAGGATTTGGGTTGGGCTAAGAAAAATTTGgcccaaaaatagaaaaatctgtTCAGTTCATCTGACTCATGTTTAAAACCCGACTATAAATTCTATTTCGAAACGAGTTAACTTGGAAAAATCGATTCAAAATATTCTACAACACATTTTTTATTGGACTTTCTTTGACTTCTTTTTCGGTAAAAAGGAATTAATTTTATAGCACTGTATCTGTATGACAGTAAACCCAACGGTTTGCATTATGGTTTCTTTTTACTTATAAAACGTGCCAACTCAAAGTTCACTACTCCTATCTTATTATTATCAGTGCAACCGGGGCGTTTGTTTTTCTGTTCCCTGCGCAAAAGCTGTTTGAGGGAATGCTTCAGCGAGATGCAGAACACAAATGGATTAGTACGCTTAATGACTACACCAAATATGGTAGCCATTCTGAAGCCTTATCCCTTTTCATTCAGAAGCTCAGCTGTTCATCCAGTTTTGGACTTCATCACCAAGTTTTTGCGGCCGTTCTTAAATCTTGCGCTGCCCTTCGGACCACCGGTTTGGGAAGGGCTTTCCACAGTTGTATACTGAAACTGGGGCATATCTATTGCCACTCCGTCTCCAAATCACTGCTTAACATGTATGCTAAGTCTGGAGCTCTCCCTGATTGTCAGAAATTATTCAGACAAATGCCAACGTCCGATCCTGTGGTTTGGAACATTGTCTTATCCGGGTTGTCAGGTTATCGGGAATATGATGATCAAGTGCTCCATTTGTTTAATTCAATGCGCGTTTCCAATGAAGTAAAGCCAAATCCTGTTACATTTGCCATTGCTTTTCCTGTGTATGCTCGGTTAGGAGATATAAATAGTGGGAAGATTCTGCATTCGCACGCGATAAAGTCTGGATTGGTGGCCCATACACTTGTTGGGAATGCATTAATAACGATGTACGCAAAATGTGGACTAGTAAAACAAGATGCTTTTGCCGCTTTCTGTGGCATTTATGACAAAGATGTTGTCTCGTGGAATGCAATCATTGCAGGTTTTTCTGAGAATAATTTCTTCGATGACGCGTTTAGATTGTTCAGGGAGATGCTGAAAGGGCCCATAGCACCTAATGATTCAACAATTGTGAATATTCTACCTGTTTGCTCTTCTTTCACTAAGAATGTTGCCTGCTATTTGGGGAAGGAAATTCATTGTTTTTTACTGAGAAGGACCGAGATTGGAGGAGATGTTTCTGTCTGCAATGCCTTGGCGAGCTTCTATTTGAGAGTTGGGCACGTAGATAAAGCTGAATCCGTGTTCCAAAAGATGGAATCAAGAGATTTGGTTTCCTGGAATGCTATTATTGCCGGTTATGTGGCAAATGGTTATTGGTTGAGAGCTTTGGATTTGTTTCAAGAATTACTCTCTGCAAGGATGTTTGAGCCAAATTCTGCTACCCTTGTCAGTGTTCTTTCTGCCTGTGCACACTTAAAGAATCTCCAGGTTGGAAAAGTGATCCACGGGTATATTCTTCGGCATTCTAGCTTATATGCAAATACACCAGTGTCAAATGCCCTTGTTAGTTTCTATGCAAAATGTAATGACATAGGAGCTGCATATcagacatttttgatgattcctTGGAGAGACTTGGTTTCATGGAATTCTATTCTTGATGCCTTTGCAGAGTGTGCATCTGATGCTCAGTTTCAAGGGCATTTAAACTGCATGCTGGGAGAAGGATTTAGGCCAGACTTCATCACTATCTTAGCCATAATACGGTTTTGCATCCATGTTTCAAGTCTAGTAAAAGTTAAAGAAATTCATAGCTATTGCCTCAAGGCTGGTATGTTACTAGGTGATAATGAACCTACTGTTGTAAATGCCATAATTGACGCATATGCCAAATGTGGTAAAATTGGATATGCTTCCAGGATTTTTCAGAATTTATCAAGAAAAAATTTGGTTACATTCAATTCGATGATCTCAGGTTACGTGATTTCTGGATCATATGATGATGCATTTATGATATTCAATGAGATGACTATAAGGGATCTCACCTCATGGAATTTGATGGTACAAGCATTTGCTGAAAATGATTGTCACAGTCAAGCTCTCAGCCTTTTCCATGAGTTACAAGCTCAGAGAATGAGGCCTAATGCAATGACTGTTATGAGTATCCTTCCAGTATGTGCTGAAATGGCCTCTGTTTACTTGTTGAGGCAGTGTCATGGTTATGCTATAAGAGCTTGTTATCAAGATGCTCGATTAACTGGAGCTCTTATAGATGTATATGCAAAATGTGGTAGCATAAGGAGTGCTCATAAGCTTTTCCATTTAGCTCCTGTTAAGGATCTGGTTATGTTCACTTCAATGATTGGTGGGTATGCAATGCATGGTATGGGAAGAGAAGCACTTTGCCTTTTCTCTTGTATGCCTGAGTTGGGGTTGAAGCCTGATCATGTTATCATTACTGCAATTCTGTCATCTTGCAGTCATGCTGGCCTGGTAAATGAAGGGTTGATAATATTTGATTCACTAGAGACTGCTTATGGGATGAAACCAAGCATTGAACAATATTCTTGCATTGTTGATCTTCTAGCTCGAGGAGGACGTATCAATGATGCATATTCTTTGGTTGCTGGAATGTCTGTTGAAGCTAATGCTAATGTGTGGGGTGCATTGTTGGGTGCCTGTAGGACTCATCACGAGGTGGGATTAGGTTGTGTCGTTGCCGACCATCTCTTTCAAGTTGAAGCTCGTAATGTTGGGAACTATGTGGTAATTTCAAACCTATATGCAGCAGATGCTAGATGGGATAGTGTCATGGAGGTGAGAAAATTGATGAGAACAAGAGATTTGAAAAAATCTGCAGGATGCAGCTGGATTGAGGTGGAGAAGAGAAATAGCGTCTTCATAGCTGGAGACTGTTTTCATCCTAAGAGAGAAATAATCTATAGTACTATAAGTACCTTGGATCAACAAATGAAGGAGACATTTCTGTTTGATGAGATTAATATGTTCATGTATAGCATTTAGAGTCTCATAACTGAAGGATAATGTCACTAAAATGTCAATAACCTTCAATGTTATTGGTCAAGATCTTGACCGACTGA
The Gossypium arboreum isolate Shixiya-1 chromosome 10, ASM2569848v2, whole genome shotgun sequence genome window above contains:
- the LOC108452743 gene encoding putative pentatricopeptide repeat-containing protein At5g08490, whose translation is MLQRDAEHKWISTLNDYTKYGSHSEALSLFIQKLSCSSSFGLHHQVFAAVLKSCAALRTTGLGRAFHSCILKLGHIYCHSVSKSLLNMYAKSGALPDCQKLFRQMPTSDPVVWNIVLSGLSGYREYDDQVLHLFNSMRVSNEVKPNPVTFAIAFPVYARLGDINSGKILHSHAIKSGLVAHTLVGNALITMYAKCGLVKQDAFAAFCGIYDKDVVSWNAIIAGFSENNFFDDAFRLFREMLKGPIAPNDSTIVNILPVCSSFTKNVACYLGKEIHCFLLRRTEIGGDVSVCNALASFYLRVGHVDKAESVFQKMESRDLVSWNAIIAGYVANGYWLRALDLFQELLSARMFEPNSATLVSVLSACAHLKNLQVGKVIHGYILRHSSLYANTPVSNALVSFYAKCNDIGAAYQTFLMIPWRDLVSWNSILDAFAECASDAQFQGHLNCMLGEGFRPDFITILAIIRFCIHVSSLVKVKEIHSYCLKAGMLLGDNEPTVVNAIIDAYAKCGKIGYASRIFQNLSRKNLVTFNSMISGYVISGSYDDAFMIFNEMTIRDLTSWNLMVQAFAENDCHSQALSLFHELQAQRMRPNAMTVMSILPVCAEMASVYLLRQCHGYAIRACYQDARLTGALIDVYAKCGSIRSAHKLFHLAPVKDLVMFTSMIGGYAMHGMGREALCLFSCMPELGLKPDHVIITAILSSCSHAGLVNEGLIIFDSLETAYGMKPSIEQYSCIVDLLARGGRINDAYSLVAGMSVEANANVWGALLGACRTHHEVGLGCVVADHLFQVEARNVGNYVVISNLYAADARWDSVMEVRKLMRTRDLKKSAGCSWIEVEKRNSVFIAGDCFHPKREIIYSTISTLDQQMKETFLFDEINMFMYSI